In a genomic window of Quercus lobata isolate SW786 chromosome 4, ValleyOak3.0 Primary Assembly, whole genome shotgun sequence:
- the LOC115984054 gene encoding agamous-like MADS-box protein AGL80, with product MTRKKVKLAYITNDSSRKATFKKRKKGLLKKVSELSTLCDIKTCAIIYSPYDTQPEVWPSPMEVQNIIAKFKMMPEMDQSKKMVNQESFLRQRIAKSEEQLKKQQRDNREKEMTQVMYRSLVGEGLQNLNIVDLNDLGWVIDKSIKEIDEKIKSLLEQQAVLPPPPAAAAAPAPQVVTMTSHASRTTKQDMFNDEAAARSTNTDLATDSSQNQQWLMDLLKSNDNMGFGRNDDMLPYSLHTNNFWSNFPFP from the coding sequence ATGACTAGAAAGAAAGTTAAGCTTGCTTACATCACAAATGATAGTTCTAGGAAGGCCACCttcaagaaaaggaagaaggggCTTTTGAAAAAGGTAAGTGAGCTTAGTACCCTCTGTGATATTAAGACTTGTGCCATAATCTACAGCCCCTATGACACACAACCTGAGGTCTGGCCATCCCCCATGGAAGTCCAAAACATAATTGCAAAGTTTAAGATGATGCCCGAGATGGATCAAAGTAAAAAAATGGTGAACCAAGAGAGTTTCCTGAGGCAAAGGATTGCCAAATCCGAGGAACAATTGAAGAAACAACAAAGAGATAACCGAGAGAAGGAAATGACCCAAGTCATGTATAGGAGCTTGGTTGGTGAAGGGCTACAGAATCTGAATATTGTTGATTTGAACGACTTGGGTTGGGTAATCGACAAAAGCATAAAGGAGATTGATGAGAAAATTAAGTCATTGCTTGAACAACAAGCGgttcttcctcctcctcctgctgctgctgctgctccaGCTCCACAAGTTGTAACCATGACAAGCCATGCTAGTAGGACTACCAAGCAGGACATGTTCAATGATGAGGCTGCCGCAAGGAGCACCAATACAGATTTGGCTACGGATTCATCACAGAATCAACAGTGGCTGATGGATTTGCTGAAATCAAATGACAACATGGGTTTTGGAAGGAACGATGACATGCTACCCTACTCACTTCACACCAATAATTTTTGGTCGAATTTTCCTTTCCCTTAG
- the LOC115983363 gene encoding late embryogenesis abundant protein 6, with translation MQAVKDKLHDMSEMRKVKSQAKAEEKAEKSIAKARMDVAHEVRLAKEAEAEMELHVAKAGQKVEREAAKNATIKPNASGTNRDPADHCTMATGNRSLDHGPADQAPPTINTAGITPPPNNAQAPPVKKLF, from the exons ATGCAGGCTGTGAAGGACAAGCTACATGATATGAGTGAGATGCGCAAGGTCAAATCCCAGGCAAAGGCTGAAGAGAAG GCTGAAAAGAGTATAGCAAAAGCCAGAATGGATGTTGCTCATGAGGTTAGGCTGGCAAAAGAGGCTGAAGCCGAGATGGAACTGCATGTGGCCAAGGCTGGGCAAAAGGTAGAGAGGGAAGCAGCAAAAAATGCAACTATCAAGCCAAATGCAAGTGGCACCAATCGTGACCCAGCTGACCATTGTACTATGGCAACGGGAAATAGGAGCCTCGATCATGGCCCAGCTGATCAGGCTCCACCTACTATCAACACAGCTGGAATTACTCCTCCTCCTAACAATGCCCAAGCTCCCCCAGTTAAAAAGCTTTTCTAA
- the LOC115987549 gene encoding uric acid degradation bifunctional protein TTL isoform X1, whose translation MESGFDEKDFLACCGSTKFAQEMALAAPFASLEQAVAAATDIWFNKVDVSAWLQAFSAHPQIGDSAPSSQSHHQTTSAQWSKGEQSTALATATSSSLQELSEWNARYRQKFGFIFIICASGRSTDGILAELKNRYSNRPIVEFEIAAQEQMKVTELRLKKLFTGKAKVSSTSDQYPAVFAKKVEEDRVSIIGGHLTANSENTAGRTSEVRTRTRPPITTHVLDVSRGSPAAGIEVCLEKWEGTQPRPSFGVTYTSGWKILGSSTTDNDGRSGQLLSIVDAVDPGIYRISFNTGKYCPSGFFPYASIVFEIRESQKREHFHVPLLLSPFSFSTYRGS comes from the exons ATGGAATCTGGGTTTGATGAGAAGGACTTTCTAGCATGCTGTGGAAGCACAAAATTCGCCCAAGAAATGGCTTTGGCAGCCCCATTTGCCTCACTAGAACAAGCTGTTGCCGCGGCCACAGACATTTGGTTCAACAAGGTTGATGTCAGTGCTTGGCTTCAGGCCTTTTCTGCTCATCCCCAGATTGGAGATTCTGCCCCTTCTTCTCAATCCCATCATCAAACAACCAGTGCCCA GTGGAGTAAGGGGGAGCAGTCAACCGCTTTAGCAACTGCTACTAGTTCTAGCTTACAG GAACTCTCTGAATGGAATGCTAGGTATAGGCAAAAGTTTGGATTCATATTTATTATATGTGCATCTGGGAGAAGTACTGATGGAATACTTGCTGAATTGAAG AATCGGTACTCAAATAGGCCTATAGTTGAGTTTGAGATTGCAGCTCAGGAGCAAATGAAAGTAACAGAACTACGTCTTAAAAAGCTTTTTACAGGCAAAGCTAAAGTGTCTTCAACAAGTGACCAATATCCCGCAGTTTTTGCAAAGAAAGTAGAAG aAGATCGTGTGAGCATTATTGGAGGCCATTTGACTGCCAATTCTGAGAACACAGCTGGGAGAACATCTGAAGTTCGAACTCGAACCCGTCCGCCCATTACAACCCATGTCTTGGATGTTTCCCGAGGATCTCCAGCGGCTGGTATCGAGGTATGTTTGGAAAAGTGGGAGGGCACTCAACCCCGTCCCTCATTTGGTGTGACATACACAAGTGGTTGGAAAATTCTAGGTTCTTCAACTACAGATAATGATGGACGAAGTGGTCAATTGTTAAGCATAGTTGATGCAGTGGACCCAGGGATATACAGGATAAGTTTCAACACGGGCAAGTACTGCCCATCTGGGTTCTTTCCCTATGCTTCTATTGTGTTTGAAATTAGAGAGTCACAAAAGAGGGAACATTTTCACGTTCCTCTGCTGCTTTCACCATTCTCCTTCTCTACTTACCGTGGAAGCTAG
- the LOC115987549 gene encoding uric acid degradation bifunctional protein TTL isoform X2, which yields MESGFDEKDFLACCGSTKFAQEMALAAPFASLEQAVAAATDIWFNKVDVSAWLQAFSAHPQIGDSAPSSQSHHQTTSAQWSKGEQSTALATATSSSLQELSEWNARYRQKFGFIFIICASGRSTDGILAELKNRYSNRPIVEFEIAAQEQMKVTELRLKKLFTGKAKVSSTSDQYPAVFAKKVEDRVSIIGGHLTANSENTAGRTSEVRTRTRPPITTHVLDVSRGSPAAGIEVCLEKWEGTQPRPSFGVTYTSGWKILGSSTTDNDGRSGQLLSIVDAVDPGIYRISFNTGKYCPSGFFPYASIVFEIRESQKREHFHVPLLLSPFSFSTYRGS from the exons ATGGAATCTGGGTTTGATGAGAAGGACTTTCTAGCATGCTGTGGAAGCACAAAATTCGCCCAAGAAATGGCTTTGGCAGCCCCATTTGCCTCACTAGAACAAGCTGTTGCCGCGGCCACAGACATTTGGTTCAACAAGGTTGATGTCAGTGCTTGGCTTCAGGCCTTTTCTGCTCATCCCCAGATTGGAGATTCTGCCCCTTCTTCTCAATCCCATCATCAAACAACCAGTGCCCA GTGGAGTAAGGGGGAGCAGTCAACCGCTTTAGCAACTGCTACTAGTTCTAGCTTACAG GAACTCTCTGAATGGAATGCTAGGTATAGGCAAAAGTTTGGATTCATATTTATTATATGTGCATCTGGGAGAAGTACTGATGGAATACTTGCTGAATTGAAG AATCGGTACTCAAATAGGCCTATAGTTGAGTTTGAGATTGCAGCTCAGGAGCAAATGAAAGTAACAGAACTACGTCTTAAAAAGCTTTTTACAGGCAAAGCTAAAGTGTCTTCAACAAGTGACCAATATCCCGCAGTTTTTGCAAAGAAAGTAGAAG ATCGTGTGAGCATTATTGGAGGCCATTTGACTGCCAATTCTGAGAACACAGCTGGGAGAACATCTGAAGTTCGAACTCGAACCCGTCCGCCCATTACAACCCATGTCTTGGATGTTTCCCGAGGATCTCCAGCGGCTGGTATCGAGGTATGTTTGGAAAAGTGGGAGGGCACTCAACCCCGTCCCTCATTTGGTGTGACATACACAAGTGGTTGGAAAATTCTAGGTTCTTCAACTACAGATAATGATGGACGAAGTGGTCAATTGTTAAGCATAGTTGATGCAGTGGACCCAGGGATATACAGGATAAGTTTCAACACGGGCAAGTACTGCCCATCTGGGTTCTTTCCCTATGCTTCTATTGTGTTTGAAATTAGAGAGTCACAAAAGAGGGAACATTTTCACGTTCCTCTGCTGCTTTCACCATTCTCCTTCTCTACTTACCGTGGAAGCTAG
- the LOC115984884 gene encoding uncharacterized protein LOC115984884 translates to MCLALFFAIDKLEHYMQAYMVRLIANADPIKYVLSRPVVSGRIARWAVLLQQYDLTCVPQKAVKGQVLTDFLANHPVPSDWEFSDDFPDENVFYIEVMPPWVMFFNGAGRQEGAGAGVVFVSPQWQILLYLFSLSELYSNNVAKYQALIIGLQMAIEMAISQLEILGDSKLVINQILEQYDIKKEDLIPYCKYAKKLLANFEAITLEHIPRKENRQADALANLATALALSQEETTKVVISLRWVVPLMVEEEEQEQTNIISVCLVEKEDWRQVIIEYLQHGRLPDDKRHKTKIRRRVARFIYYKDILFRRSFDGLFICCLGEEEAKQALEEAHSGICSAHQSGPKLHYRIKRMGYYWPMMVQDSMECAKKCEACQYHANFIHQPPEPLYPTMASWPFDTWALDAIGPLPKSSGGHLYILAATYYFSKWAEVVPLREVKKETVVNFIQTHLIYRYGVPRYIITDNGKPFYNRLMIELCEKFEFKQYNSSMYNAPANGLAEAFNKTLGSLLKKVVSKTKRDLHERIGEALWAYRTTFRTPTQATPYSLVYRVEAVLPLECQIPSLRIAIQEGLTGEENAKLRFQELEALDEKRLEAQQRLECYQTRLSSTFNKRVKPRSFQVGDLVLVVRRPIIITHRTGNKFTSKWDGPYVVQKVYTNGTYKLIDNEGRSGWTPVSPLRPRSRVRLVVISTIAQLVPIKYCGAWGEDYTHEPSFFAKENKIDLDFNEVVRSNHMTIAYDVLPTFKQGANTNQAHKLINNDDARIGPINGKFLKRFYA, encoded by the exons ATGTGCCTTGCTCTTTTCTTTGCCATAGATAAATTGGAGCACTACATGCAAGCATATATGGTTCGTTTGATAGCAAATGCAGACCCGATCAAATATGTCCTCTCCAGGCCAGTGGTTTCGGGTCGTATAGCTCGATGGGCAGTCTTGCTTCAACAATATGACCTTACATGCGTTCCACAAAAAGCTGTCAAAGGACAAGTATTGACAGATTTCTTAGCTAATCACCCAGTTCCGTCTGATTGGGAGTTTTCTGATGATTTCCCGGATGAAAATGTGTTTTACATTGAAGTAATGCCACCATGGGTGATGTTTTTCAATGGGGCTGGACGTCAAGAAGGAGCGGGGGCAGGTgtagtgtttgtttctccacaaTGGCAAATACTTCTTTACTTGTTCTCATTAAGCGAACTCTACTCTAACAACGTAGCCAAATATCAAGCATTGATCATTGGTCTACAGATGGCTATCGAGATGGCCATATCACAACTTGAGATCTTGGGAGACTCCAAATTAGTTatcaaccaaatcttggagcAATATGACATCAAGAAAGAAGACCTCATCCCCTATTGCAAATATGCGAAGAAGTTGCTAGCAAATTTTGAAGCCATCACATTGGAGCATATACCGAGGAAGGAGAATAGACAGGCTGATGCTTTAGCTAATTTGGCTACTGCCTTAGCATTATCCCAAGAAGAGACAACCAAAGTCGTTATTTCCCTAAGGTGGGTGGTACCTCTtatggttgaagaagaagaacaagagcAAACCAACATCATTTCTGTATGCCTTGTCGAAAAAGAAGATTGGCGACAAGTGATCATTGAATACCTTCAACATGGAAGACTCCCGGATGATAAACGCCACAAGACCAAAATTCGGAGGAGGGTTGCTCGATTCATTTATTATAAAGACATTCTCTTCCGCCGTTCATTTGATGGATTGTTTATCTGTTGCTTAGGAGAGGAGGAGGCTAAACAAGCCTTAGAGGAGGCTCATTCTGGAATATGCAGCGCACATCAGTCAGGTCCTAAGTTACACTATAGGATCAAACGAATGGGTTACTATTGGCCTATGATGGTACAAGATTCTATGGAATGCGCTAAGAAGTGTGAAGCTTGTCAATATCACGCGAACTTCATCCATCAGCCGCCAGAACCTCTATACCCAACTATGGCTTCTTGGCCTTTTGATACATGGGCGCTTGATGCAATAGGGCCATTACCAAAGTCATCCGGTGGCCACTTGTACATCTTGGCCGCAACTTACTACTTCTCAAAATGGGCGGAAGTTGTACCCCTTAgggaagtgaagaaagaaacaGTGGTCAATTTCATTCAAACTCACTTGATCTATCGGTATGGTGTCCCTCGGTATATCATAACTGATAATGGCAAACCATTCTACAATAGGCTGATGATAGAGCTATGtgaaaagtttgaatttaaacaatacaacTCCTCCATGTACAATGCCCCGGCAAATGGACTAGCTGAAGCGTTTAACAAAACACTTGGcagtttgttgaaaaaagtggtaTCCAAGACAAAGCGAGACTTGCATGAAAGAATCGGAGAAGCATTATGGGCATATCGAACAACATTTCGAACGCCTACTCAAGCAACGCCATATTCTCTTGTCTACAGAGTGGAAGCCGTCCTTCCTTTAGAATGCCAAATCCCATCATTACGGATTGCCATTCAAGAAGGTTTGACTGGAGAAGAAAATGCCAAGCTCAGGTTCCAAGAATTAGAGGCACTTGATGAAAAAAGGCTCGAGGCCCAACAACGCCTTGAATGCTATCAAACTCGTCTTTCAAGCACATTCAATAAAAGAGTCAAACCACGATCATTCCAAGTTGGTGACTTAGTCCTCGTTGTTCGAAGACCTATCATCATAACTCATCGTACAGGCAATAAGTTCACTTCAAAATGGGATGGACCTTATGTTGTGCAAAAAGTCTATACCAATGGAACTTACAAGTTGATTGATAATGAAGGT CGTAGTGGTTGGACGCCTGTGTCGCCCTTGAGGCCAAGGTCTCGGGTTCGATTAGTGGTGATATCCACTATTGCACAATTGGTACCCATAAAATACTGTGGGGCGTGGGGCGAGGATTACACACATGAGCCCTCCTTTtttgccaaagaaaacaagattgatctaGACTTCAATGAAGTTGTCAGGTCAAACCATATGACCATTGCTTATGATGTACTTCCAACTTTCAAGCAAGGGGCAAACACTAACCAAGCTCACAAGTTGATCAACAATGATGATGCAAggatcggccccatcaatggAAAGTTCCTCAAACGCTTCTATGCTTGA